The Aedes aegypti strain LVP_AGWG chromosome 3, AaegL5.0 Primary Assembly, whole genome shotgun sequence genome contains a region encoding:
- the LOC5574260 gene encoding glutenin, high molecular weight subunit PW212 isoform X1, with protein MLLTAMGNLPMLLLVILGVHIATTAAQQEVIVAIDDPDKTQYHEANFNTSAYQFGYEVGPNGQFHHETRGPDGVTYGCYGYIDPNGMLRVTHYVADSHGYRVVEPNRPVEIFSDSPAQYSNALTEDEPQFRHRGQLVAWRDLYLPRGCGMYPGGLRPDGPAVTPPPPTGAPTRPTNGGTNTGGGSGTGSPQGSGGSQQSGGNRPGQGQGQWQGQGQGQGQGQNQGQGQGQWQGQGQGQGQGQGQNQGQGQGQNQGQGQNQGQGQGQGQGQWQGQGQGQNQGQGQGQNQGQGQGQGQNQGQGQGQWQGQGQGQGQGQGQSQGTRPGQGQGQGQGQNQWHGQGQGQRPGQGQGQGQGQGQGQGQGQNQGQGQGQWQGQGQGQTQGQGQGQGQAQRPGQNQGQTSGQGQGQNQGGNWQQQGPGGQSQGQAPQTGPGHHHQGQHQGSHQGPISSGQHQGQHQGSHQGAGQGSHGGQHQGSHQGPISSSEHQNQHQGSHQGSSGQHGGQHQGSHQGPISSGAHQGQHQGSHQGISQGSHQGQHQGSHQGPISSSEHQNQHQGSHQGIHQGQHQGQHQGQHQGPISSGQHQGSHQGSHQGGSHEHQGQHQGSHQGPFGNSTHNIQVSWSHQKPGQQGQGQGQQQGQGQQQGQGQGQQQGQGQGQQQGQGQQQGQGQGQQQGQGQQQGQGQGQGQGQGQQQGQGQGQGQGQGQGQGNHRMHLVTERTIFTQFIGQGQQQGQGQGQWQGQGQGQQQGQGQWQGGGQGQGQQQGQGQWQGQGQQQTTTARPIGEPSTDYPYGPTSPAPSPSGFTTAQPDYPSTASGVQPPNRPGQTGPPPSNGGNNNNNNQYPPYQIAVSQYPYFFVPYPYPPPQAPCNCPQDQNRPPTGYLGFIPVIYVPSCSAQKSGLPTHINWPAPPPPNGLGKALEDLPLQRLVQGSDGSWNIEQLSPEERQQQLQQLQLAPLQQPQQVPQPRLRQNRNRRLRSRRPPPPPPSQVEQFVIKPESQIESV; from the exons ATACTGGGAGTGCATATTGCAACAACAGCTGCGCAACAGGAAGTGATTGTTGCCATTGATGATCCTGACAAGACCCAATACCACGAAGCAAACTTCAATACGA GTGCGTACCAGTTTGGCTACGAGGTGGGACCAAACGGTCAGTTCCATCACGAAACACGAGGACCCGACGGAGTCACATATGGTTGTTACGGGTACATCGATCCCAACGGAATGCTCCGGGTGACCCATTATGTTGCCGATAGTCACGGTTATAGGGTGGTGGAACCAAATCGACCGGTAGAGATATTTTCTGACTCGCCAGCGCAATACAGCAA CGCCCTTACCGAAGACGAACCCCAATTTCGACACCGAGGTCAGCTGGTCGCCTGGCGAGATTTATATCTGCCACGTGGCTGTGGAATGTATCCAGGAGGACTTCGTCCGGATGGACCAGCGGTAACTCCACCTCCACCCACAGGAG CACCCACAAGACCAACAAATGGTGGCACCAATACTGGCGGTGGAAGTGGCACTGGTAGTCCTCAAG GAAGCGGAGGGTCTCAACAGTCGGGTGGAAATCGACCAGGGCAGGGGCAAGGACAATGGCAGGGACAAGGGCAAGGCCAAGGACAAGGACAAAACCAAGGACAGGGACAAGGGCAATGGCAAGGCCAAGGTCAAGGCCAAGGACAAGGGCAAGGACAAAATCAAGGGCAAGGACAGGGCCAAAACCAAGGTCAGGGACAAAACCAAGGTCAGGGACAAGGTCAAGGACAAGGACAATGGCAGGGACAAGGACAGGGTCAAAATCAAGGACAAGGACAGGGTCAAAATCAAGGCCAAGGACAGGGCCAAGGGCAAAACCAAGGTCAAGGACAAGGACAGTGGCAAGGACAAGGCCAAGGTCAGGGACAAGGTCAAGGCCAAAGCCAAGGTACTAGACCTGGACAAGGTCAGGGACAGGGACAAGGACAAAATCAGTGGCACGGGCAAGGTCAAGGTCAGCGACCAGGACAAGGACAGGGACAGGGTCAAGGACAGGGACAAGGACAGGGACAAGGGCAGAATCAAGGTCAAGGGCAAGGTCAATGGCAAGGGCAGGGTCAAGGACAGACGCAAGGACAGGGACAAGGCCAAGGGCAGGCACAACGACCAGGGCAAAATCAAGGACAAACCAGCGGTCAAGGGCAAGGACAAAACCAGGGTGGCAATTGGCAACAACAGGGACCTGGAGGTCAAAGCCAAGGGCAAGCCCCACAAACTGGGCCTGGACACCACCATCAAGGACAACATCAAGGATCGCATCAGGGCCCGATAAGTTCTGGTCAGCACCAGGGTCAGCATCAAGGAAGCCATCAGGGAGCTGGTCAAGGTTCTCATGGGGGGCAGCACCAGGGATCTCACCAAGGACCTATAAGTTCAAGTGAGCATCAGAACCAACACCAAGGCAGTCATCAAGGCTCTTCGGGTCAGCATGGTGGGCAACACCAAGGATCTCATCAAGGCCCGATCAGTTCCGGCGCACATCAAGGACAACACCAAGGCAGTCATCAGGGTATCAGTCAAGGTTCACATCAAGGCCAACATCAAGGGTCACATCAGGGTCCTATTAGCTCAAGTGAACATCAAAATCAGCATCAAGGTAGTCATCAGGGAATACATCAGGGGCAACATCAAGGCCAGCATCAGGGTCAACATCAAGGTCCAATCAGTTCAGGACAACACCAGGGCAGTCATCAAGGAAGTCATCAAGGCGGCAGCCATGAACACCAGGGTCAGCATCAGGGATCCCATCAGGGTCCTTTCGGCAATTCAACACACAACATTCAGGTGTCGTGGAGTCATCAGAAACCTGGGCAACAAG GCCAAGGGCAAGGTCAACAACAAGGACAAGGTCAGCAGCAAGGACAAGGCCAAGGGCAACAGCAAGGGCAAGGTCAAGGACAGCAACAAGGGCAAGGTCAACAGCAAGGACAAGGGCAGGGCCAACAACAGGGACAAGGTCAGCAGCAAGGACAAGGTCAAGGACAAGGCCAAGGACAAGGTCAACAACAAGGTCAAGGACAAGGTCAAGGCCAAGGACAGGGACAGGGTCAAGGTAATCATCGAATGCACCTCGTTACAGAAAGAACTATATTTACTCAATTTATAGGTCAAGGTCAACAACAAGGACAAGGACAAGGCCAATGGCAAGGACAAGGCCAGGGTCAACAGCAGGGACAAGGCCAATGGCAAGGCGGGGGTCAGGGTCAGGGTCAACAGCAGGGGCAGGGTCAATGGCAAGGACAGGGACAGCAACAAACGACCACAGCAAGGCCAATTGGAG AACCCTCGACGGATTATCCTTATGGACCAACATCACCAGCTCCCTCTCCATCTGGGTTCACAACCGCACAACCAGACTATCCATCGACTGCCAGCGGTGTCCAACCTCCGAATCGTCCTGGACAAACTGGTCCTCCTCCCTCCAATGgaggcaacaacaacaacaacaaccaaTACCCTCCCTATCAGATTGCTGTTTCTCAGTATCCGTATTTCTTTGTTCCTTACCCTTATCCTCCACCTCAAGCTCCATGCAACTGTCCACAGGATCAAAACCGTCCTCCTACCGGTTACCTCGGCTTCATCCCGGTCATCTACGTACCGAGTTGCTCCGCACAAAAGAGTGGTCTTCCCACGCACATTAACTGGCCGGCTCCTCCACCGCCAAATGGCCTTGGCAAAGCTCTTGAAGACTTGCCGCTGCAGCGATTAGTTCAGGGCTCGGATGGAAGCTGGAACATTGAACAGCTATCGCCAGAGGAACGACAACAGCAGTTGCAGCAACTGCAACTGGCACCATTGCAGCAACCTCAGCAGGTTCCACAGCCAAGACTTCGCCAGAACCGAAACCGTAGACTTCGGAGTAGACGACCTCCTCCACCACCGCCTTCACAGGTGGAGCAGTTCGTGATAAAACCAGAATCTCAGATTGAATCCGTGTGA
- the LOC5574260 gene encoding glutenin, high molecular weight subunit DX5 isoform X2 has product MLLTAMGNLPMLLLVILGVHIATTAAQQEVIVAIDDPDKTQYHEANFNTSAYQFGYEVGPNGQFHHETRGPDGVTYGCYGYIDPNGMLRVTHYVADSHGYRVVEPNRPVEIFSDSPAQYSNALTEDEPQFRHRGQLVAWRDLYLPRGCGMYPGGLRPDGPAVTPPPPTGAPTRPTNGGTNTGGGSGTGSPQGSGGSQQSGGNRPGQGQGQWQGQGQGQGQGQNQGQGQGQWQGQGQGQGQGQGQNQGQGQGQNQGQGQNQGQGQGQGQGQWQGQGQGQNQGQGQGQNQGQGQGQGQNQGQGQGQWQGQGQGQGQGQGQSQGTRPGQGQGQGQGQNQWHGQGQGQRPGQGQGQGQGQGQGQGQGQNQGQGQGQWQGQGQGQTQGQGQGQGQAQRPGQNQGQTSGQGQGQNQGGNWQQQGPGGQSQGQAPQTGPGHHHQGQHQGSHQGPISSGQHQGQHQGSHQGAGQGSHGGQHQGSHQGPISSSEHQNQHQGSHQGSSGQHGGQHQGSHQGPISSGAHQGQHQGSHQGISQGSHQGQHQGSHQGPISSSEHQNQHQGSHQGIHQGQHQGQHQGQHQGPISSGQHQGSHQGSHQGGSHEHQGQHQGSHQGPFGNSTHNIQVSWSHQKPGQQGQGQGQQQGQGQQQGQGQGQQQGQGQGQQQGQGQQQGQGQGQQQGQGQQQGQGQGQGQGQGQQQGQGQGQGQGQGQGQGQGQQQGQGQGQWQGQGQGQQQGQGQWQGGGQGQGQQQGQGQWQGQGQQQTTTARPIGEPSTDYPYGPTSPAPSPSGFTTAQPDYPSTASGVQPPNRPGQTGPPPSNGGNNNNNNQYPPYQIAVSQYPYFFVPYPYPPPQAPCNCPQDQNRPPTGYLGFIPVIYVPSCSAQKSGLPTHINWPAPPPPNGLGKALEDLPLQRLVQGSDGSWNIEQLSPEERQQQLQQLQLAPLQQPQQVPQPRLRQNRNRRLRSRRPPPPPPSQVEQFVIKPESQIESV; this is encoded by the exons ATACTGGGAGTGCATATTGCAACAACAGCTGCGCAACAGGAAGTGATTGTTGCCATTGATGATCCTGACAAGACCCAATACCACGAAGCAAACTTCAATACGA GTGCGTACCAGTTTGGCTACGAGGTGGGACCAAACGGTCAGTTCCATCACGAAACACGAGGACCCGACGGAGTCACATATGGTTGTTACGGGTACATCGATCCCAACGGAATGCTCCGGGTGACCCATTATGTTGCCGATAGTCACGGTTATAGGGTGGTGGAACCAAATCGACCGGTAGAGATATTTTCTGACTCGCCAGCGCAATACAGCAA CGCCCTTACCGAAGACGAACCCCAATTTCGACACCGAGGTCAGCTGGTCGCCTGGCGAGATTTATATCTGCCACGTGGCTGTGGAATGTATCCAGGAGGACTTCGTCCGGATGGACCAGCGGTAACTCCACCTCCACCCACAGGAG CACCCACAAGACCAACAAATGGTGGCACCAATACTGGCGGTGGAAGTGGCACTGGTAGTCCTCAAG GAAGCGGAGGGTCTCAACAGTCGGGTGGAAATCGACCAGGGCAGGGGCAAGGACAATGGCAGGGACAAGGGCAAGGCCAAGGACAAGGACAAAACCAAGGACAGGGACAAGGGCAATGGCAAGGCCAAGGTCAAGGCCAAGGACAAGGGCAAGGACAAAATCAAGGGCAAGGACAGGGCCAAAACCAAGGTCAGGGACAAAACCAAGGTCAGGGACAAGGTCAAGGACAAGGACAATGGCAGGGACAAGGACAGGGTCAAAATCAAGGACAAGGACAGGGTCAAAATCAAGGCCAAGGACAGGGCCAAGGGCAAAACCAAGGTCAAGGACAAGGACAGTGGCAAGGACAAGGCCAAGGTCAGGGACAAGGTCAAGGCCAAAGCCAAGGTACTAGACCTGGACAAGGTCAGGGACAGGGACAAGGACAAAATCAGTGGCACGGGCAAGGTCAAGGTCAGCGACCAGGACAAGGACAGGGACAGGGTCAAGGACAGGGACAAGGACAGGGACAAGGGCAGAATCAAGGTCAAGGGCAAGGTCAATGGCAAGGGCAGGGTCAAGGACAGACGCAAGGACAGGGACAAGGCCAAGGGCAGGCACAACGACCAGGGCAAAATCAAGGACAAACCAGCGGTCAAGGGCAAGGACAAAACCAGGGTGGCAATTGGCAACAACAGGGACCTGGAGGTCAAAGCCAAGGGCAAGCCCCACAAACTGGGCCTGGACACCACCATCAAGGACAACATCAAGGATCGCATCAGGGCCCGATAAGTTCTGGTCAGCACCAGGGTCAGCATCAAGGAAGCCATCAGGGAGCTGGTCAAGGTTCTCATGGGGGGCAGCACCAGGGATCTCACCAAGGACCTATAAGTTCAAGTGAGCATCAGAACCAACACCAAGGCAGTCATCAAGGCTCTTCGGGTCAGCATGGTGGGCAACACCAAGGATCTCATCAAGGCCCGATCAGTTCCGGCGCACATCAAGGACAACACCAAGGCAGTCATCAGGGTATCAGTCAAGGTTCACATCAAGGCCAACATCAAGGGTCACATCAGGGTCCTATTAGCTCAAGTGAACATCAAAATCAGCATCAAGGTAGTCATCAGGGAATACATCAGGGGCAACATCAAGGCCAGCATCAGGGTCAACATCAAGGTCCAATCAGTTCAGGACAACACCAGGGCAGTCATCAAGGAAGTCATCAAGGCGGCAGCCATGAACACCAGGGTCAGCATCAGGGATCCCATCAGGGTCCTTTCGGCAATTCAACACACAACATTCAGGTGTCGTGGAGTCATCAGAAACCTGGGCAACAAG GCCAAGGGCAAGGTCAACAACAAGGACAAGGTCAGCAGCAAGGACAAGGCCAAGGGCAACAGCAAGGGCAAGGTCAAGGACAGCAACAAGGGCAAGGTCAACAGCAAGGACAAGGGCAGGGCCAACAACAGGGACAAGGTCAGCAGCAAGGACAAGGTCAAGGACAAGGCCAAGGACAAGGTCAACAACAAGGTCAAGGACAAGGTCAAGGCCAAGGACAGGGACAGGGTCAAG GTCAAGGTCAACAACAAGGACAAGGACAAGGCCAATGGCAAGGACAAGGCCAGGGTCAACAGCAGGGACAAGGCCAATGGCAAGGCGGGGGTCAGGGTCAGGGTCAACAGCAGGGGCAGGGTCAATGGCAAGGACAGGGACAGCAACAAACGACCACAGCAAGGCCAATTGGAG AACCCTCGACGGATTATCCTTATGGACCAACATCACCAGCTCCCTCTCCATCTGGGTTCACAACCGCACAACCAGACTATCCATCGACTGCCAGCGGTGTCCAACCTCCGAATCGTCCTGGACAAACTGGTCCTCCTCCCTCCAATGgaggcaacaacaacaacaacaaccaaTACCCTCCCTATCAGATTGCTGTTTCTCAGTATCCGTATTTCTTTGTTCCTTACCCTTATCCTCCACCTCAAGCTCCATGCAACTGTCCACAGGATCAAAACCGTCCTCCTACCGGTTACCTCGGCTTCATCCCGGTCATCTACGTACCGAGTTGCTCCGCACAAAAGAGTGGTCTTCCCACGCACATTAACTGGCCGGCTCCTCCACCGCCAAATGGCCTTGGCAAAGCTCTTGAAGACTTGCCGCTGCAGCGATTAGTTCAGGGCTCGGATGGAAGCTGGAACATTGAACAGCTATCGCCAGAGGAACGACAACAGCAGTTGCAGCAACTGCAACTGGCACCATTGCAGCAACCTCAGCAGGTTCCACAGCCAAGACTTCGCCAGAACCGAAACCGTAGACTTCGGAGTAGACGACCTCCTCCACCACCGCCTTCACAGGTGGAGCAGTTCGTGATAAAACCAGAATCTCAGATTGAATCCGTGTGA